One window of the Natrinema sp. CBA1119 genome contains the following:
- a CDS encoding cupin domain-containing protein: MTLSTRTVLWIRHRLETMTVPLVRRGEAIEYEPVDAADGLSKGVLIDDDHGAPNFAIRRFVLEPGAEVPKHTNDVEHEQYVLEGEYTVGISDAPKAHRADGDSAEQSRGNSASSRPLDDEVVQDSADRSSGRRPREEAVDGDDEHEVEAGDSLLIPAGTVHWYRNEGDEPGAFICAVPNGDDEINLLE, encoded by the coding sequence ATGACGCTGTCGACCCGGACCGTTTTGTGGATCCGCCACCGACTCGAGACCATGACGGTGCCACTGGTCAGACGCGGCGAGGCGATCGAGTACGAGCCGGTCGACGCGGCCGACGGGCTCTCGAAGGGCGTTCTGATCGACGACGACCACGGCGCGCCGAACTTCGCGATTCGGCGGTTCGTCCTCGAGCCAGGTGCCGAGGTGCCGAAACACACCAACGACGTCGAACACGAGCAGTACGTCCTCGAGGGCGAGTACACGGTCGGCATCAGCGATGCGCCGAAGGCGCATCGAGCAGACGGCGATAGCGCGGAGCAAAGTCGAGGGAACTCGGCGAGTTCCCGACCATTGGACGACGAAGTCGTCCAAGACTCCGCGGACCGTTCGAGCGGGCGACGCCCGCGAGAAGAAGCCGTCGACGGCGACGACGAACACGAGGTCGAAGCCGGCGATTCCCTGCTGATCCCGGCCGGGACGGTCCACTGGTATCGTAACGAGGGCGACGAGCCGGGTGCGTTCATCTGTGCGGTTCCGAACGGAGACGACGAGATAAACCTGCTCGAGTGA
- a CDS encoding cold-shock protein, with amino-acid sequence MAKGTVDFFNDTGGYGFIETEDADDDVFFHMEDIGGPDLEEGQELEFDIEQAPKGPRATNVERL; translated from the coding sequence ATGGCGAAAGGAACCGTTGATTTCTTCAACGACACTGGCGGCTACGGATTCATCGAGACTGAGGACGCGGACGACGACGTGTTCTTCCACATGGAAGACATCGGCGGCCCGGACCTTGAGGAAGGACAGGAACTCGAGTTCGATATCGAGCAGGCCCCCAAGGGCCCGCGCGCGACGAACGTCGAGCGCCTGTAA
- a CDS encoding NADP-dependent oxidoreductase — MAETRQWQLASRPVGEPTAENFELVTVDRPEPDDGEVLVETLYQSVDPYMRGRMRDVESYAEPWNVGEPMQAGIVGEVLESEADEFAEGDVVTGDLLWAEHAVADADELQPVNPDLGPVSTALGVLGMPGVTAFWGLLDVGDPNPGDTVVVSAAAGAVGSVVGQLARINGARVVGTAGSEQKVEWLTEELGFDAAINYKETDDLGSAVAEACPDGIDVYFDNVGGPITDAVWPRLNVHARVAVCGQIALYNETEVPTGPRKLAKLIETRAKVEGLLVGDYQNRWAEALKRLSTFIQEDEIRYRENVVEGFENAPDAFLGLFEGENIGKQLVKVGERGD, encoded by the coding sequence ATGGCAGAAACCAGGCAGTGGCAACTCGCCAGTCGTCCGGTCGGCGAACCGACCGCAGAAAACTTCGAACTCGTCACCGTCGACCGGCCCGAACCGGACGACGGCGAGGTGCTCGTCGAGACGCTATATCAGTCGGTCGATCCCTACATGCGCGGGCGGATGCGCGACGTGGAATCCTACGCCGAACCGTGGAACGTCGGCGAACCCATGCAGGCCGGCATCGTCGGCGAAGTCCTCGAGTCCGAGGCCGACGAATTCGCGGAAGGCGACGTGGTAACCGGTGATCTCCTCTGGGCGGAGCACGCGGTCGCCGACGCGGACGAACTCCAGCCGGTGAACCCGGACCTCGGTCCGGTCTCGACGGCACTGGGCGTGCTCGGGATGCCCGGCGTGACGGCCTTCTGGGGCCTGCTCGACGTCGGCGATCCGAACCCCGGCGACACCGTCGTCGTCTCCGCCGCCGCGGGCGCGGTCGGCTCCGTCGTCGGCCAGCTCGCCCGGATCAACGGCGCGCGCGTGGTCGGCACCGCCGGTAGCGAACAGAAAGTCGAGTGGCTCACCGAAGAGCTCGGCTTCGACGCCGCGATCAACTACAAGGAGACCGACGACCTCGGCAGCGCGGTGGCCGAGGCCTGCCCCGACGGGATCGACGTCTACTTCGACAACGTCGGCGGCCCGATCACCGACGCCGTCTGGCCCCGCCTGAACGTCCACGCGAGAGTCGCCGTCTGCGGCCAGATCGCGCTGTACAACGAGACCGAGGTTCCCACGGGTCCCCGAAAGCTCGCGAAACTCATCGAGACCCGCGCGAAGGTCGAGGGACTGCTCGTCGGCGACTATCAGAATCGGTGGGCCGAGGCGCTCAAGCGCCTCTCCACGTTCATTCAGGAAGACGAAATCCGCTACCGCGAGAACGTCGTCGAAGGCTTCGAAAATGCCCCCGACGCGTTCCTCGGCCTGTTCGAGGGCGAGAACATCGGCAAGCAACTGGTCAAGGTCGGCGAGCGCGGCGACTGA
- a CDS encoding aminopeptidase encodes MDPRIREHAEIIANHSVDLEDGDNVVIDAHPVAEDLVVALHEVIGDRGANPITTSQRTGKRQQRAYLRASDDEFDTPEHELALVENTDVYIAIRATDNATQTSDVDPETSAAHQQAHRPILEERLSKRWCLTQFPAPANAQLAEMSTDGYENFVWDAVNKDWDEQRAHQEHMVEIMDPADEIRIKSGDTTDVTMSVANNPTLNDHGEHNLPGGEVFTAPQPDSVEGEVLFDMPLYHQGREITDVFLEFEGGEVVSHSAAKNEEVLTEVLNTDDGARRLGELGIGMNRDIDQFTYNMLFDEKMGDTVHMAVGRAYDDTVGEGNEANDSAVHVDMIVDMSEDSVIEVDGEVVQRNGTFRFEDGFEE; translated from the coding sequence ATGGACCCGCGAATCCGCGAACACGCCGAGATTATCGCCAATCACTCGGTCGACCTCGAGGACGGTGACAACGTCGTCATCGATGCCCATCCAGTCGCCGAGGACCTGGTCGTCGCGCTCCACGAGGTGATCGGCGATCGGGGAGCGAACCCGATCACGACCAGCCAGCGAACCGGAAAGCGACAGCAGCGCGCGTATCTTCGGGCTTCCGATGACGAGTTCGACACACCCGAGCACGAACTCGCGCTCGTCGAGAATACCGACGTCTACATCGCTATTCGCGCGACGGACAACGCCACACAGACCAGCGACGTCGACCCCGAGACCAGCGCGGCCCACCAGCAGGCCCATCGCCCGATTCTCGAGGAGCGCCTCTCGAAGCGCTGGTGTCTCACGCAGTTCCCCGCGCCGGCGAACGCCCAGCTCGCGGAGATGAGCACGGACGGCTACGAGAACTTCGTCTGGGACGCCGTCAACAAGGACTGGGACGAACAGCGCGCCCATCAGGAGCACATGGTCGAGATCATGGATCCCGCCGACGAGATCCGGATCAAGAGCGGCGACACGACCGACGTGACGATGTCCGTCGCGAACAATCCGACGCTGAACGACCACGGCGAACACAACCTGCCCGGCGGCGAGGTCTTCACCGCACCCCAGCCCGACAGCGTCGAGGGCGAGGTCCTCTTCGACATGCCGCTCTATCACCAGGGCCGGGAGATCACGGACGTCTTCCTCGAGTTCGAGGGCGGCGAGGTCGTCTCCCACTCGGCGGCGAAGAATGAGGAGGTGCTGACCGAAGTGCTGAACACCGACGATGGCGCGCGCCGACTCGGTGAACTGGGCATCGGGATGAACCGCGACATCGATCAGTTCACCTACAACATGCTCTTCGACGAGAAGATGGGCGACACCGTCCACATGGCCGTCGGCCGAGCGTACGACGACACCGTCGGCGAGGGCAACGAGGCCAACGACTCCGCGGTCCACGTCGACATGATCGTCGACATGAGCGAGGATTCGGTCATCGAGGTGGATGGGGAGGTCGTGCAGCGAAACGGGACGTTCCGGTTCGAAGACGGGTTCGAGGAATAA
- a CDS encoding universal stress protein, whose amino-acid sequence MDVLVAYDGSKPAQKAVEHAFSTYPDAEIVLLRVIEAADSSTEAGISIVQEMLREREEEVSAEFPDEIDAITSDPDVEFRTETVVGKPAREIVSFAEAHDIDHVIIGSHGRSGLSRILLGSVAEKIVRRAPMPVTVIR is encoded by the coding sequence ATGGACGTACTCGTCGCGTACGACGGCTCAAAGCCCGCGCAGAAGGCGGTCGAACACGCGTTTTCGACGTATCCCGACGCGGAGATCGTGTTGCTGCGTGTCATCGAGGCGGCGGACAGTTCGACGGAGGCGGGGATCAGTATCGTACAGGAGATGCTTCGGGAGCGAGAGGAGGAAGTCTCCGCGGAGTTCCCCGACGAGATCGACGCGATCACCAGCGATCCCGACGTCGAGTTTCGGACCGAGACCGTCGTCGGGAAGCCCGCACGCGAGATCGTCTCGTTCGCAGAAGCGCACGACATCGACCACGTCATCATCGGAAGTCACGGACGGTCCGGTCTCTCCCGCATCTTGCTCGGCAGCGTCGCCGAGAAAATCGTCCGGCGCGCCCCCATGCCGGTTACCGTTATCCGCTGA
- a CDS encoding alpha/beta hydrolase: MSAGDRVEGPHQGQPLVTGGTDLEDATAAVVLTHGRGATARGMIQIADDVGREGVAFLAPQAARQTWYPNSFLEPVEQNEPGRSSGLQAISDAIGEATDAGIPTERIMLMGFSQGACLASEFVARNPQRYGGLAALSGGLIGEDIDPDDYLENDPDLEETPVFLGCSDVDPHIPEERVHETADVLESMHADVTKRLYEGMGHGVNEDELEFVSGMVAALVDD; the protein is encoded by the coding sequence ATGAGCGCGGGGGACCGCGTCGAGGGCCCACATCAGGGCCAGCCGCTGGTCACCGGCGGCACCGACCTCGAGGATGCGACCGCTGCGGTCGTCCTCACTCACGGTCGTGGCGCGACCGCTCGCGGGATGATCCAGATAGCCGACGACGTGGGTCGGGAGGGTGTCGCCTTCCTCGCGCCGCAGGCGGCCCGCCAGACGTGGTATCCGAACTCCTTCCTCGAGCCCGTTGAGCAGAACGAGCCCGGACGGAGCTCGGGGCTGCAGGCCATCAGTGACGCGATCGGTGAGGCCACCGACGCCGGGATTCCGACCGAGCGGATCATGTTGATGGGATTCTCGCAGGGGGCCTGCCTCGCCAGCGAGTTCGTCGCGCGCAACCCGCAGCGATACGGCGGCCTCGCCGCCCTGAGCGGCGGCCTCATCGGCGAGGACATCGATCCGGACGACTACCTCGAGAACGACCCCGACCTCGAGGAGACCCCCGTCTTCCTGGGCTGTAGCGACGTCGACCCGCACATCCCCGAGGAGCGCGTCCACGAGACGGCCGACGTCCTCGAGTCGATGCATGCAGACGTGACCAAACGGCTCTACGAGGGGATGGGCCACGGCGTCAACGAGGACGAACTCGAGTTCGTCTCGGGGATGGTCGCAGCGCTGGTCGACGACTGA
- a CDS encoding VOC family protein yields MPTEPTNPVTPELPDSPVHTTGTDHITIWGSNEADTIEFYQDLLGMPLVLRQPNLDDPSQTHLFFDTGDGRILTFFVSDDRPSNQRGQRGGTGAVHHLCFSVDPDDYEDTMDALEDAGHQYNVFDRGIFHSIYTTDNNGLVIELSTDKYEVPDDRRGEVLAKAQELREEDGADYAKDEHLRGAIEALGLELIEHDLPDASTGVGGVE; encoded by the coding sequence ATGCCTACCGAACCCACCAATCCAGTCACGCCGGAACTACCCGACAGCCCCGTCCACACGACGGGAACCGATCACATCACCATCTGGGGGAGCAACGAGGCCGATACGATCGAGTTCTACCAGGACCTGCTCGGGATGCCGCTGGTGCTCCGCCAACCCAACCTCGACGACCCCTCGCAGACGCACCTGTTCTTCGACACCGGCGACGGTCGTATTCTGACCTTCTTCGTCAGCGACGACCGGCCGTCGAATCAGCGCGGCCAGCGCGGCGGCACCGGTGCCGTCCACCACCTCTGTTTCAGCGTCGATCCCGACGACTACGAGGACACGATGGACGCGCTCGAGGACGCGGGCCACCAGTACAACGTCTTCGACCGGGGCATCTTCCACTCGATCTACACCACGGACAACAACGGCCTCGTCATCGAGCTCTCGACGGACAAGTACGAGGTTCCCGACGACCGCCGCGGCGAGGTGCTGGCGAAGGCACAGGAGCTCCGCGAGGAAGACGGCGCCGACTACGCCAAGGACGAACACCTCCGCGGTGCGATCGAGGCGCTCGGCCTCGAGCTAATCGAACACGACCTGCCCGACGCCAGCACCGGCGTCGGTGGTGTCGAATGA
- a CDS encoding NAD(P)/FAD-dependent oxidoreductase, whose product MSDETTTDDATVIVVGGGPAGLSAALFAAKNGLETSVFDTDGTWMHKAHLFNYLGIGSVGGSEFMATARQQVDDFGVDRRQDEEVTGVSEAGDGFTVETEAGSYEADFVVLATGANRELAEDLGVAFTDEDTVDVGVEMETSVSGAYATGAMVRPEEWQATIAVGDGAAAALNILSSVKGEHYHDFDVPDDAARVFGEHVAE is encoded by the coding sequence ATGAGCGATGAGACGACTACGGACGATGCGACAGTGATCGTTGTCGGCGGCGGCCCCGCCGGACTGAGTGCGGCCCTCTTCGCCGCGAAGAACGGCCTCGAGACGTCGGTGTTCGACACCGACGGGACGTGGATGCACAAGGCCCACCTGTTCAACTACCTCGGCATCGGCTCGGTCGGCGGCAGCGAGTTCATGGCGACGGCTCGACAGCAGGTCGACGACTTCGGCGTCGACCGTCGCCAGGACGAGGAAGTGACCGGCGTCAGCGAAGCCGGTGACGGCTTTACCGTCGAGACCGAGGCAGGCAGCTACGAGGCCGACTTCGTCGTCCTCGCGACCGGTGCGAACCGCGAACTGGCCGAGGATCTCGGCGTGGCGTTCACCGACGAGGATACCGTCGATGTCGGCGTTGAAATGGAGACGAGCGTCTCGGGCGCGTACGCGACCGGCGCGATGGTTCGTCCCGAGGAGTGGCAGGCCACCATCGCCGTCGGTGACGGGGCCGCCGCAGCACTCAACATCCTCTCGAGCGTAAAGGGCGAACACTACCACGACTTCGACGTTCCCGACGACGCCGCGCGCGTCTTCGGCGAACACGTCGCGGAGTAA
- a CDS encoding glutamate--cysteine ligase, which yields MNTSLEVEYWVVDDAGDLVSPDTLLDVSPQVDPEFVEPMLEIKTTPCGSMAELREELVGRIGRVVDAARDRNKRLVPLATPLNVAPADIPYRDKEGTDLQRRIVGPAFDDARVCAGTHVHFERSNVADQLNALTAIDPAFALVNSSAHYRGERILECARPFLYRRSCYETCPEQGQLWPYVDSVAEWEQRLEDAYDSFRERAFERGVDRATFENEFSPYDAVWNPVRLRKAMPTVEWRSPDAALPSQVLRLAAEVRSIVTRADQHGTIRDGTAVPTESDAIIESNAVTDEPLHLPTFETVESITDAAIRDGLEGAEVRRYLRGLGFTPAEYDPLADRMTDSRITERRAKKLRLRAADRLEADLERRRVRA from the coding sequence ATGAACACCAGCCTCGAGGTGGAGTACTGGGTCGTCGACGACGCCGGCGACCTCGTCTCACCCGACACACTGCTCGACGTTTCGCCGCAGGTCGACCCCGAGTTCGTCGAGCCGATGCTCGAGATCAAGACGACCCCGTGTGGGTCGATGGCCGAACTCCGCGAGGAACTCGTCGGCCGAATCGGCCGCGTCGTCGACGCGGCACGCGATCGGAATAAGCGGCTCGTCCCGCTCGCGACGCCGCTGAACGTCGCACCCGCGGACATCCCCTACCGCGATAAGGAGGGGACCGACCTCCAGCGCCGGATCGTCGGGCCGGCGTTCGACGACGCCCGCGTCTGCGCCGGCACGCACGTCCACTTCGAGCGGTCGAACGTCGCCGACCAGCTCAACGCCCTGACCGCGATCGACCCGGCGTTCGCGCTGGTCAACAGTTCGGCACACTACCGCGGCGAACGCATCCTCGAGTGCGCCCGCCCCTTCCTCTACCGGCGCTCGTGTTACGAGACCTGCCCGGAACAGGGCCAGCTCTGGCCCTACGTCGACAGCGTCGCCGAGTGGGAGCAGCGCCTCGAGGACGCCTACGACTCGTTCCGCGAACGGGCGTTCGAGCGCGGCGTCGACCGGGCCACCTTCGAGAACGAGTTCAGCCCCTACGACGCGGTCTGGAACCCGGTCCGGCTGCGCAAAGCGATGCCCACGGTCGAGTGGCGCTCGCCCGACGCCGCCCTCCCGAGCCAAGTGCTCCGGCTCGCGGCCGAGGTGCGATCGATCGTCACCCGCGCGGACCAGCACGGGACGATTCGCGACGGGACGGCAGTACCCACCGAATCGGACGCGATCATCGAATCGAACGCCGTCACCGACGAACCGCTCCACCTCCCCACATTTGAGACCGTCGAATCGATCACCGACGCGGCGATTCGCGACGGCCTCGAGGGGGCGGAAGTCCGGCGCTACCTGCGCGGACTCGGATTCACGCCAGCGGAGTACGACCCGCTCGCGGACCGGATGACCGACTCGCGAATCACCGAGCGGCGCGCGAAGAAACTGCGGCTCCGGGCCGCCGATCGGCTCGAGGCCGACCTCGAACGCCGCCGCGTTCGAGCCTGA
- a CDS encoding UPF0058 family protein, producing the protein MRQQELIHLHALLLEIRRYLEQEETLPPDAFAAYDAQSVRPAHIHCGKEAHKKAIAHLLGDLIYSVQRHPHKITR; encoded by the coding sequence GTGAGACAACAAGAACTCATACATCTGCACGCGTTGCTGTTGGAAATACGGAGATATCTCGAACAAGAAGAGACGCTTCCTCCTGATGCATTTGCTGCCTACGACGCACAATCGGTTCGCCCCGCTCACATCCATTGTGGGAAAGAAGCACACAAGAAAGCGATTGCCCATCTACTGGGAGATCTCATCTATTCCGTGCAGAGACACCCCCACAAGATCACACGATAG
- a CDS encoding C45 family peptidase, giving the protein MDDTDLEPVAFTGPDAPSEPDTFADQARRRADTEREAVEWAVAKLESLIDAREVDLEPLLEYARRSRESMPDRHVRSYEAMVETLDVDPEIYEVYAFAYSDLCDELAAEPAADPSRGCTNALVSPSRTGRDGSLVLKNRDIAGRGARPKSVVEQPSIDGYHGFLTVDTCGTVMLYKGVNDRGVVAANTYIDANRDDIEPEAQFRNGTVVRRVLEECATVADAHELLESIPTRQLMAQTLFLADGTDAVLLEVNPIEERIAVADDGAVARTNHFVLSRSASTESSRRRRERATALLEAGGDEIDRDYLWAVAADHEHGPGNESICRHPEPETDDHAFGQLTTASAAVFEGGSPTVELAMGNPCETDPARCSFGDEVSMALRTGARWLKRLRSQ; this is encoded by the coding sequence ATGGACGACACCGACCTCGAGCCGGTCGCGTTCACCGGCCCGGACGCGCCGTCCGAACCGGACACGTTCGCCGACCAGGCTCGCCGGCGCGCCGACACTGAACGCGAGGCCGTCGAGTGGGCTGTCGCCAAACTCGAGTCCCTGATCGACGCTCGGGAGGTCGACCTCGAGCCGCTGCTCGAGTACGCGCGTCGCAGTCGGGAGAGCATGCCCGACCGACACGTGCGGTCCTACGAGGCGATGGTCGAGACGCTCGACGTCGATCCCGAGATCTACGAGGTCTACGCCTTCGCGTACAGCGACCTCTGTGACGAACTGGCCGCCGAGCCGGCCGCCGACCCCTCGCGCGGCTGTACGAACGCGCTCGTGTCGCCGTCGCGGACCGGACGAGACGGCTCACTCGTGCTCAAGAACCGCGATATCGCCGGCCGGGGTGCCCGCCCCAAATCGGTCGTCGAACAGCCGTCGATCGACGGCTACCACGGCTTTCTGACCGTCGACACCTGCGGGACGGTCATGCTCTACAAGGGCGTGAACGATCGGGGGGTGGTCGCCGCGAACACCTACATCGACGCGAACCGGGACGATATCGAGCCCGAGGCGCAGTTCCGCAACGGCACCGTTGTCCGGCGCGTGCTCGAGGAATGTGCAACCGTCGCGGACGCTCACGAACTCCTCGAGTCGATCCCGACGCGGCAACTGATGGCCCAGACGCTGTTTCTGGCGGACGGAACCGACGCCGTCTTACTCGAGGTGAACCCGATCGAAGAGCGGATCGCGGTCGCCGACGACGGGGCCGTCGCCCGGACGAATCACTTCGTGCTGTCGCGCTCAGCATCGACCGAGAGCTCTCGCCGCCGCCGGGAGCGAGCGACGGCGCTGCTCGAGGCGGGAGGCGACGAGATCGACCGCGACTACCTCTGGGCGGTCGCGGCGGATCACGAGCACGGGCCGGGAAACGAGTCGATCTGTCGGCATCCCGAACCCGAGACGGACGACCACGCGTTCGGGCAGTTGACGACCGCGAGCGCGGCCGTCTTCGAGGGTGGCTCGCCGACGGTGGAACTCGCGATGGGCAACCCCTGTGAGACCGACCCGGCTCGGTGTTCGTTCGGCGACGAGGTTTCGATGGCGCTTCGGACGGGAGCGCGATGGCTCAAGCGGCTTCGATCCCAGTAG
- a CDS encoding HalOD1 output domain-containing protein has product MQPTQSLSLKIVDKVAEREGVQPEELTPPIHYAINTDALDSLYDASDSDRSPSRVEFVYNGYTVTVDSTGDVALENRVAALDPDKTAV; this is encoded by the coding sequence GTGCAACCGACTCAATCACTCAGTCTGAAGATCGTGGACAAAGTCGCCGAACGTGAAGGAGTCCAACCGGAAGAGCTCACCCCACCGATCCACTACGCGATTAACACGGACGCACTCGACTCACTCTATGACGCAAGCGACTCCGACAGGAGTCCGTCTCGAGTCGAATTCGTCTACAACGGCTACACGGTGACAGTCGATAGTACAGGCGACGTAGCTCTCGAGAACCGCGTAGCGGCCCTCGATCCCGATAAAACCGCAGTGTGA
- a CDS encoding site-specific integrase has protein sequence MNQDLEPIAPHEAIEMYHDAMRDEHAVSTRKSAKHRLRAFVQFCDEYELENLNELTGRDIYKYRTWRREGKGDDRESIKLVTLKGQLATLRRFLRFAANIDAVDPELYEQVTLPTMKNGEDVSDSTLNPDRAISILEYLERAHPASRNHLIVMLLWRTGARTGAVRGLDLRDLDLDGSHPRMSGPAIHYVHRPETGTPLKNQDQGTRWNRISEKTARYIEDYIEYHRHDITDDHGREPLLTTEYGRPAGNTLRKTLYRVTRPCWRGEPCPHDRDVDECDATHLDHASKCPSSRSPHDLRSGRVTYYRREDVPRRVVKDQLNASEDILDRHYDRRSDREQAEQRSNHLPDL, from the coding sequence ATGAATCAGGACCTCGAGCCGATTGCCCCTCACGAGGCGATCGAGATGTATCACGATGCGATGCGTGACGAACACGCAGTATCGACGCGAAAGAGCGCAAAACACCGGCTACGGGCGTTCGTACAGTTCTGTGATGAATACGAACTCGAGAATCTGAACGAACTCACCGGCCGAGATATCTACAAGTACCGAACGTGGCGTCGCGAAGGGAAGGGCGACGATCGAGAATCAATCAAACTGGTCACACTCAAAGGCCAGCTCGCGACGTTACGGCGGTTCCTCCGATTCGCGGCTAACATCGATGCCGTGGACCCGGAGCTGTACGAGCAGGTCACGCTGCCGACGATGAAGAACGGCGAAGACGTGTCGGATTCGACGCTGAACCCTGACCGGGCGATATCGATCCTCGAGTACCTCGAGCGCGCACATCCGGCTTCGCGGAATCACCTCATCGTGATGCTCCTGTGGCGGACCGGTGCGCGAACGGGTGCCGTTCGCGGACTCGACCTTCGAGATCTCGACTTGGACGGATCGCATCCCCGCATGTCGGGTCCGGCGATTCACTACGTACACCGACCCGAGACGGGGACTCCCTTGAAGAATCAGGATCAGGGGACCCGATGGAACCGAATTAGCGAGAAAACGGCTCGCTACATCGAGGATTACATTGAGTACCATCGCCACGATATTACGGACGACCACGGCCGTGAACCCCTACTCACGACGGAGTACGGGCGTCCGGCGGGGAACACGTTGCGGAAGACGCTGTACCGCGTCACGCGGCCTTGCTGGCGCGGTGAACCGTGCCCGCATGACCGAGATGTCGACGAGTGCGATGCAACCCATCTCGATCACGCGAGTAAGTGTCCCTCGTCTCGATCGCCGCACGACCTTCGCAGCGGTCGCGTAACCTACTATCGACGAGAGGATGTCCCTCGTCGGGTCGTCAAGGATCAACTCAACGCGAGCGAGGACATCCTCGATCGGCACTACGACCGCCGTTCTGACCGCGAACAGGCCGAACAGCGCAGCAACCACCTTCCAGACCTATGA
- a CDS encoding MarR family transcriptional regulator, translating into MTQADDRILETLADTDLILSPRVLEANIDYSRHYLSTRLGKLRDAGLVDRVDEGLYRITDRGRAYLEGELEAEELEK; encoded by the coding sequence ATGACGCAAGCCGATGACCGCATCCTCGAGACCCTCGCGGACACCGATCTGATCCTGTCTCCTCGCGTTCTTGAGGCGAATATCGACTATTCGCGGCACTATCTGAGTACGCGACTCGGGAAGCTTCGCGATGCCGGGCTCGTCGATCGCGTCGACGAGGGGCTGTACCGGATCACCGACCGCGGCCGTGCGTATCTCGAGGGAGAACTTGAGGCCGAAGAATTGGAAAAATAG
- a CDS encoding type IV pilin N-terminal domain-containing protein, with translation MDLKDYSNKLVGDDEQRAVSPVIGVILMVAITVILAAVIAAFVLDMGQSQSAPSNAGVNVENNSNSTYDVTYTQEGSNVNQIGCTNGSDWNTTSEIGDTIICAEGSSVVASGDEGNTTIQSNLGS, from the coding sequence ATGGATTTGAAAGACTACAGCAACAAATTAGTTGGCGACGATGAACAGCGCGCAGTGTCACCTGTCATAGGGGTCATACTGATGGTGGCCATAACTGTGATTCTTGCCGCTGTTATTGCGGCGTTCGTGCTGGATATGGGGCAAAGTCAGAGCGCACCTTCGAATGCGGGTGTCAATGTTGAGAACAATAGTAACAGCACTTACGACGTGACGTATACCCAAGAAGGCAGCAACGTGAATCAGATTGGATGTACGAATGGTAGTGATTGGAATACCACATCCGAGATCGGTGACACTATCATTTGTGCAGAGGGCAGCAGTGTCGTTGCATCCGGTGACGAGGGTAATACGACTATCCAGTCGAACCTTGGAAGCTAA
- a CDS encoding type IV pilin has protein sequence MIDGKSVRRMLIGSDDERAVSPVIGVILMVAITVILAAVIAAFVLDMGQSQSAPTNAGVNVEENDNGNYDVTYTQGGDNVESIGCNNGGSTPDWNATSEVGGTIVCHPGSSVVASGGDGNTTIQSNLGS, from the coding sequence ATGATAGATGGGAAATCGGTACGGAGAATGTTGATTGGATCGGACGATGAACGTGCAGTGTCACCGGTCATAGGGGTCATACTGATGGTGGCCATAACTGTGATCCTCGCAGCCGTGATCGCAGCGTTTGTACTAGATATGGGGCAAAGTCAGAGTGCACCAACCAATGCTGGCGTGAATGTTGAGGAGAATGACAATGGGAATTACGACGTGACGTATACGCAAGGTGGAGATAACGTGGAAAGTATTGGGTGTAATAATGGAGGTAGCACTCCTGATTGGAACGCCACATCCGAAGTCGGAGGAACTATTGTTTGCCATCCAGGTAGTAGCGTCGTCGCATCGGGCGGAGATGGTAATACGACCATCCAGTCGAACCTTGGAAGCTAA